Below is a window of Defluviimonas sp. SAOS-178_SWC DNA.
CTAAGGGGGACACCAATGACGAACATCATTCTGCTCGGGCCGCCGGGGGCGGGCAAGGGAACTCAGGCCCGCCGTCTGGTGGAAGAACGCGGGATGGTGCAGCTGTCCACCGGCGACATGCTGAAAGAGGCGATCGCCGACGGCACCGAACTTGGCCGCAAGGTCGAGGGGATCATGGCGCGCGGCGAGCTTGTGACCGATGAGATCGTTATCGGCCTGATCGACGAGAAGATGAAATCCGCCAAGGGGTCTGGATTCATCTTCGACGGGTTCCCGCGCACGCTGCCTCAGGCGGATGCGCTGGCCGACCTCCTCGACCGGTCGGGCCAGTCGCTGGGCGCGGTGATCGAGATGCGGGTCGACGACGAGGCGCTTGTCGACCGCATCGCCGGGCGTTTTACCTGCGGCAATTGCGGCGAGGTCTATCACAAGACGACCAAGCCGACCGCCAAGGAAGGCGCCTGCGACGTCTGCGGTTCGCACGATCTTCGCCACCGCGCCGACGACAATCCCGAGACGCTGAAACAGCGGCTGATGGAATACTACAAGAAGACCTCGCCGCTGATTGGCTATTACTACCACGACGGCAAGCTCGCCCCCGTCGACGGGCTGGCCGAGATCGACGATGTGGCCAAATCGATTGCGGTTGTGCTGGATCGGACCGCCGCGTCTTGACGCGGCGGTGGAAACCCACTAGGTCACGGCGTCTCGATTGAGAATCGTCTTGATTTGCTGGGGTTTTGACCTCGACGAATCAAACCGGAAGAAGCCGGCCCGAAGGTCTCGTGCCCTCGGGCCAGTGTTGTGAAAAAAGGTTCCGGCGCTACGGAACCGCAACGAAAGGAAAATACGCGTGGCACGTATTGCTGGCGTCAACATTCCGACGGGGAAACGCGTCCCCATCGCCCTTCAGTATATCCACGGCATCGGTAACGATATCGCCCACAAGATCTGTGAGGCCGTGAAGATCGAACCGGCGCGTCGTGTGAACGAACTTTCCGACGCCGAAGTGCTCGCAATCCGCGAACATATCGACGCCAACTACACGGTCGAGGGTGACCTTCGCCGCGAAGTCCAGATGAACATCAAGCGTCTGATGGACCTCGGCTGCTACCGCGGTCTGCGCCATCGCCGCAACCTGCCGGTGCGCGGTCAGCGGACCCACACCAACGCTCGTACCCGCAAAGGCCCCGCGAAGGCCATTGCCGGCAAGAAGAAATAAGGGGGCGTTGAGAAATGGCACGCGATAAGACCCGCATGAAGAAAAAGGAACGCAAGAACATCGCCGCTGGCGTTGCTCATGTGAACTCCTCGTTCAACAACACCAAGATCCTCATCTCCGACGTTCAGGGCAACGCGATTGCCTGGTCCTCGGCCGGTACGATGGGCTTCAAGGGCTCGCGCAAGTCGACGCCCTATGCCGCCCAGATGGCCGCCGAAGACGCCGGCCGCAAGGCGCAGGATCACGGCGTGAAGACCCTCGAGGTCGAAGTTCAGGGCCCCGGTTCGGGCCGTGAATCGGCGCTGCGCGCTCTGGCCGCCGTCGGCTTCAACATCACCTCGATCCGTGATGTGACGCCGATCGCGCATAACGGCTGCCGTCCGCCGAAGCGCCGCCGCGTCTGACGACTTTATCAGCGCCCCGGGCCGTGCTGTCGCGCGGCCCGGGTCGCTTTCGTTTATATTCCTCGGGCGTTCCCGGATTTCGGACATGGGCCGGGAACAGGTATGGAGGCAGAACGCATGATCCACAAGAATTGGGCCGAACTGATCAAGCCGCAGCAGCTTGATGTGAAGCCGGGCAACGATCCGCAGCGTCAGGCGACGCTCGTGGCCGAACCGCTGGAGCGTGGCTTTGGCCTGACGCTCGGCAACGCGCTGCGCCGCGTGTTGATGTCGTCACTTCAGGGCGCGGCCATCACCTCGGTCCAGATCGACAACGTCCTGCACGAGTTTTCCTCGGTCGCCGGTGTGCGTGAGGACGTCACAGACATCGTTCTGAATCTCAAGGGCGTCAGCCTGAAGATGGAAGTCGAGGGGCCGAAGCGCCTGTCGATCTCCGCCAAGGGTCCGGGCGTCGTCACCGCCGGCGACATCTCGGAATCGAACGGCATCGAGGTTCTGAACAAGGACCACGTGATCTGCCACCTCGACGAGGGTGCCGACCTCTTCATGGAACTGACGGTCGATACCGGCAAGGGCTATGTCGCGGCCGACAAGAACCGCCCCGAAGACGCTCCGATCGGCCTGATCCCGATCGACGCGATCTACTCGCCGGTCAAGAAGGTGTCGTACGAGGTCCAGCCGACCCGCGAGGGCCAGGTGCTCGACTACGACAAGCTGACGATGAAGATCGAAACCGACGGCTCGCTGACGCCGGATGACGCGGTGGCCTATGCCGCCCGCATCCTGCAGGACCAGCTTGGCATCTTCGTGAACTTCGAAGAGCCGGAAGCCGCCGGCAAGGGCGAGGCCGAGGAAGGGCTGGAGTTCAACCCGCTCCTGCTCAAGAAGGTCGACGAGCTCGAACTGTCGGTGCGCTCGGCGAACTGCCTCAAGAACGACAACATCGTCTATATCGGCGATCTCATCCAGAAGACCGAAGCGGAGATGCTCCGCACCCCGAACTTCGGCCGCAAGTCGCTCAACGAGATCAAGGAAGTGCTCTCGGGCATGGGCCTGCACCTCGGCATGGATGTCGAGGACTGGCCGCCGGAGAACATCGAGGATCTCGCCAAGCGGTTCGAAGACCAGTTCTGATTGACTTCGAGGGGGCCGTGACCTAAACGGCCCCCCGAAATGCCCGCGCTGGCGGGGAAGACCCGGGCGATGAGCCCCAAGGAGAGCGGACCGAGGACCACGGCCGCCGGACAAAGCAAAACGCTAAACGGAGTTGAAAAATGCGTCACGCTCGCGGCTACCGCCGTCTGAACCGCACCCATGAGCACCGCAAGGCGCTCTTCGCCAACATGGCCGGGTCGCTCATCGAACACGAACAGATCAAGACCACCCTTCCGAAGGCGAAGGAACTGCGTCCGATCATTGAAAAGCTGATCACGCTGGCCAAGCGGGGCGACCTTCACGCCCGTCGTCAGGCCGCGGCGCAGCTCAAGCAAGACATGCATGTCGCGCGCCTCTTCGAGGTTCTCGGCCCGCGCTACAAGGAGCGTCAGGGCGGCTACGTCCGCGTCTTGAAGGCCGGTTTCCGCTACGGTGACATGGCGCCGATGGCGATCATCGAATTCGTCGACCGCGACCCCGCGGCGAAGGGCGCTGCCGACAAGGCACGCCTTGAGGCCGAGGAAGCGGCAGAATCCTGATACTGCCGGCGGAAGTTCTGAAAGAGAAAACCCCGTCAGTTTCCTGGCGGGGTTTTTCGCGTCTTGGTGATCTGGCTGGTCGCGCAATCCTTGCGCGAGGTCAGTTCGGCTCGAAACGAACGCTCCGCCGGTCCGCGCTCAGTTTCGCGGCGATGGCGTCAATCATGCCCGAAAGCTGCGCGTCCGCGACGGGCGTCGCACCAACGAATTCCAGCAGGTCTGCGCGTGCCGATTCGGGCAGTCGCATGAGTTTGGTAAAAAGACCGGGATTGATCGTACGCAAAGTGTTAACCCTCAAATATGCCGAAAGTGATGCACAATTTACGGTTGACCAGAACTAAAGCAACTTGTCTAAAAGGACATGTCCGGAATGCCCACGCTTGATCCCATCCTGCATACGCTGTCGCTCATGGCGCCGGCCGGATACTTCATCGGCCTGCACATCCGTTATGCGTCTCCGCTCATGCAATTTTCGAACTACAATCAGGATTGGCTGGATCACTACACCGAGAAAGCCTACGCGCTTCGCGACCCCACGATCGCTTGGGGGTTCAGCACCGAAGGTGCCAGCCGGTGGGCCGACATCGGTATTCCGGACCCGTTCGGATTGTTTCAGGAGGCCAAGCGCTTTGGCCTGACTTACGGGATGACTGTCTCCTGCGGCCCCGTCAGATCGCGGACGATTTCGAGTTTCGCACGGTCGGATCGCGATTTCCTCGACGAGGAGATCGACAAGATCGCGCATCTGGTTCGGCGCCTCCACGACATCACGGAGCCGCCTGAAAGTCTAACGACGGCTCAGATCGAGGCCCTGCGGCTGATTGCGGCGGGGGATCGGCACGCGGCGGCAGCGGCCAAACTGAACATATCCGAGAGTGCGCTCAAGGCGCGTCTGATGTCCGCGCGGCAGAGACTGCTCGCCCGTACAACGGCAGAGGCGATCCAGCGCGCCAAGGATTACAGGCTGTTGTAACCAGATGTCGATCTTTCCATTGCATGCAGGGCTCGAGGAACCAACCAAGCGGGAGACCACGCATGCACACCACCGTTCTGTCCTTCGAAAATCTCCATAACCACGGAGAGTTGTTCGCGAACCTCTTTCGGGCGCGAAAGCAGTCCTTCATCGTCGAGAAGCAGTGGAACCTGCCCGAGGCGCTCGACATGGAGTACGATCAGTACGACACGCCGGCAAGCCGCTGGATCGCCATCCACGACGAGGTGGGCCAGGTCTATGCGGGCATCCGGCTGACGCCGACGACCGCGCGCTGCGGCATCTACAGCTACATGATCCGCGATGCGCAGCGCGGGCTCCTCTCCTCCCTGTCGCCCGATCTCCTCCACGAGGAGGCGCCGGTCGATCCGTACGTCTGGGAATGCACCCGCGTCTTCGTCCTCCACTCGACGCCGCAAATGATCCGGCGCCGGGTGCACGGCTACATGGTCGCCGCGATGGTAAAATCGGCGCGGGAGCTTGGCGCCACGCAGCTGATCGCGATCACGCCCGCGAACTGGCCGCGGTGGTATGGCCGCTGCGGATTGACCGCAGCCGCGATGGGCCCGGTGATGTTCATCGACGATGGCGACTACCAATGCGTCCGGATTGACCTGTCGGCCAAGATGCATTGAACCGGCCCCGGCCGGATAGGGATCGCGTCGGATTGTCGGGCATGTTCGCGTCTTCCGCCGTCCCGCTGCGGAGAGTATGGTCGCCATCATGTCCGACCTTTTCGACATCGCCGCCGATCCGTCCGCGCCCGCGGCCTCCCGCCCGCTCGCCGACCGGTTGCGTCCGGTGTCGCTCTCGGATGTGATCGGGCAGGAAAAGGTCCTGTCCCCCGACGGGCCGCTCGGCGCGATGCTCGGGGCCGGAAGCCTGTCGTCCCTGATCCTCTGGGGGCCGCCCGGTGTCGGCAAGACCACCATCGCGCGGCTTCTCGCGGATGCGACCGATCTCGCCTTCGTCCAAATCAGCGCGATCTTCACCGGTGTGCCGGAACTCCGCAAGGTCTTCGAGGCCGCAAAGCTGCGCCGGCAGCAGGGGCGCGGCACCCTGCTTTTCGTCGACGAGATTCACCGTTTCAACAAGGCCCAACAGGATGGATTCCTGCCGCATATGGAGGACGGAACGATCCTTCTCGTCGGCGCCACGACCGAGAACCCCTCGTTCGAGCTGAACGCGGCGCTTCTGAGCCGGGCGCAGGTGATCGTGCTGGAACGGCTGACACCAGCCGATCTCGAACGGCTGGCGCAGCGGGCGGAAAAGGAGCTGGGAAAGGCTCTGCCCCTCAAAGCCGAGGCGCGCGCGGCACTGATCGAGATGGCCGACGGCGACGGCCGCGCACTCCTGAACCTGATCGAGCAGGTCGTCGCCTGGAAGATAGAGGCGCCGCTGACCACAGAGGCGCTGTCGCAACGCCTGATGCGCCGGGCGGCGAAATACGACAAGTCCGGGGAGGAGCATTACAACCTCATCTCCGCGCTCCACAAATCCGTGCGCGGATCCGATCCCGATGCGGCGCTTTACTGGTTCGCCCGGATGCTCGAAGGCGGCGAGGATCCGCGCTTTCTCGCGCGCCGGATCACGCGGATGTCGGTCGAGGATATCGGCCTTGCCGATCCGCAGGCGCAGACGATCTGCCTCCATGCCTGGGAGGTCTACGAGCGGCTCGGCAGCCCGGAGGGCGAACTGGCGCTCGCGCAGGCGGTGACCTATCTCGCGCTCGCGCCGAAATCGAATGCCGGCTACGTCGCCTACAAGGCCGCCCGCGACAGCGCCCGCAAGACCGGGTCGGAGCCGCCGCCAAAGCATATCCTGAACGCCCCCACGAGGCTGATGAAGGAGCAGGGCTACGGCGCGGGCTATGCCTACGACCACGATACCGAGGACGGATTCTCGGGGCAGAACTATTTCCCCGAAGCCATGAAACGCCCGGTCTACTACCAGCCCGTCGAGCGCGGCTACGAGCGCGAACTGAAAAAACGCCTCGACTGGTTCGCGAAGCTCCGCGACAAGCGCGGTTCCTGAGCTTCATCTTGCCGGAAATATCCGGCGTTATGTATCAAACGCACCAAGCCGGGCGGGGGTCAATGAAATGCCTCCACAAGAGGTTCGGGTTGGTGCAACCTCCACTCATGCGAAAGATCGAAAAGCTGAATCGGTTTCGGTCCGGCTTGGAATGGCGCTGGTCGCTTGGGGCGGCGATTTAGGGGCTGGCTTTCCCGGCATCAAGTTTCGTCCTCCCAGCTTGGGCGGCAAGGGCGGCTGGCGTGTTTTCTGACTATGCAGCGCTGTCGTGGGTTGCGGCTGGTTTTGCGGGCCTTTTCATATACGCGCTCTGCGTTGTGCTGTACGGGTTCGGGCATACGAACACGGTGGAGTCCTTCTTCTCGCGCCTGCATCGCCCTGCTTCAGGATGAACGCCTTCTGCGCCTCCGTGAGCTTCGATGCCTTCATGCGAGTCTGCTCCTCTCCCAGCCAGGGAAACGTAGCCGAAATCTCCAGCTTCAAGCGGTCCAGTTTTCAGGGGTCACAGAACGGGGCGTCACGTCCCGCCGAACAGGCGCTCGCGGATGTAGGCTCCAAGAGCCTGACCCGCAGCATCATGCTCCAGAATCCCGCGCTCATCGAAGCTGAGGCGCAGCGGGAACGGTGCAGGTATGCTGTCTGCTTTCTTGTTGGCTAAGTCATTGAAATCATTTTTTGGATACTTCATGTTCACGCTCCCGACCGTCAAGGTCCAGTTGCGCGAGATGGCGTTCCCAACACTGTAGGACTGCAAATAGACGGTTCGATTCCTCTCCCGTCAGGTCCACCAAAACATCCTTCGACCTTACCCTGTTCTCGTCGGGTTACTGACCCCACGGCGGCGGCTCTGGCGCCGACTGCCGCCAGGATGAGGGCCCTGCTGGTCGCCCGGCGGGCGAATGCGATCGTGCGGCGGGATGCGTCGTCGGTTGGTTCACCCCAGCAACAGGATCTGGACATCCGCGACATTGGTTCCGGTCGCGCCGGTGACCAACAGATCGCCCGCCAGTTTCAGGGCCGCGTGACTGTCGTTGTTCGAAAGGAGCCCTTCGGGAGAGCCGCCCGCCGCGCGGATGCGCTCCGTGGTGCCGGCATCGACGATGCCGCCGGCGGCGTCGGTCGGGCCGTCGCGGCCATCGGTTCCGCCGGAGAGGAAGACCCAATCCCGGCCGAGGTCCGGCATGGTCATGGCCACGCGCAAGGCAAGCTCCTGGTTACGGCCGCCGAGGCCGGACCCCTTGAGCGTCACCGTCGTTTCGCCGCCGAAGATCAGGCGGGCCGGGTGGCCTTTCCGGGCAGCCGTCGCGGCGGCCACGATCGACGTGGCGGCCCCGGACACGTCGCCGGTCAGATGGTCGTTCACGATGACCGCGTCGGGACCGGCGGCAGCGACCATCGCTTCAAGGCTTTTCCGGTTCGATCCGATGAGCAGGTTATGCGCCGCGGGCAGCGGTTCTTCGGCCGCGTCGCTGGTGAGGAGCGCCTGCGCCGGCTCCGGCAAGCGGGGCCAGAGGCCGCGCGTTTGCAGCAGATCGCGGGCCTCCTGCCGGGTGCCGATGGGCGCGACCGTCGGTCCCGACGCGACGACGCGAAGATCGTCGCCGACCACGTCCGAGAGAATGTAGGCGGTTACCGGCGCCGGGGCGGCGCGGCGCAGGAATCCGCCGCCTTTCAGGCGCGACAGATGCTGACGCACGAGATTGATTTCGGTGATCTCGAATCCGTTTGCCAGAAGCAGGCGATTGACCTCGGCCTTGTCGGCAAGCGTCTGGGTGCCGGCCGGCGCGGGCAAGAGCGCCGATCCGCCGCCGGAGATCAGGGCGATGACCCGGTCGGCGGCGGTGGCGGACGTCAGCATCCGCTCCACCGCCTCGGCGGCGCGGATGCCGTTCTCGTCGGGCACGGGGTGACCAGCGGCGAAGACCGTCGCGCCGGGCAGGTCGCGGGCGTTCTCGTAGTTCGTGACCACGATCATGTGATAGGGGACGCCCTCCAGATGCTCCTTGAGGAGGGTCGCCATCGGAATCGCGGCCTTGCCCAGCGCGATGACATGCAGGACGCCCCCCGGCCCGGGGCGCGGCAGGGGCGCTTTCGCGAGCGCCGCCTGAAGCGCCTGAGCGGGATCCGCGGCAAGGCAAGCGACCGCAAAGAGCTCCCTCGCCTTGTCGCGTAAGGTGGTCAATCGTTCAGCCCTCCGAAATCTGCCGCGCCTTCTCGACCAGGACTTCGGCCTGGCGAATGGACGCGTAATCGATGAGGCGGCCGTCGAGGGACACGGCCCCTTTGCCTTCGGCCGCCGCTTGTTCCATGGCCTTGAGGATCCTCTGTGCCTTCGTGACCTCGGCCTCCGACGGGCTCATGACCTCGTTGGCGAGCGCGATCTGCGACGGGTGGATGGCCCATTTGCCCTCGCACCCCAGAACGGCGGCCCGTTTCGCGGCGGCGCGGTAGCCGTCGGGGTCCGAAAAATCGCCGAACGGCCCGTCGACCGGGCGCAAGCCGTTGGCGCGGGCGGCGACGACCATCCGGGCCAGCGCATAGTGCCACATGTCGCCCCAGTGGACCGCGCGGCTGCCATCCTCGGCCGCGTCGGTCAGGACCGAGTAATCGGGGTTCACGCCGCCGATGATCGTGGTGCGGGCGCGGGTGGAGGCGGCATAGTCGGCGACGCCGAAATGCAGGCTTTCGTTGCGCTTCGATGCGCCGGCGATTTCCGAGACGTTCTGCATGCCGAGCGCCGTCTCGATGATGTGCTCGAAGCCGATGCGCTTCTTGTAGCCCCTGGCGTCCTCGATCTGCGTGACCAGCATGTCGACGGCATAGACGTCGGCGGCGGTTCCGACCTTCGGGATCATGATCAGGTCGAGTCGCTCGCCGGCCTGTTCGACCACGTCGACGACGTCGCGATACATGTAGTGCGTGTCCAGCCCGTTGATTCGCACCGACATCGTTTTGCGGCCCCAGTCGATCTCGTTCAGGGCCTTGATGATGTTCTTGCGCGCCTGCGCCTTGTCGTCCGGCGCGACCGCGTCCTCGAGATCGAGAAAGATCACATCCGCTTCGGATTGCGCTGCTTTTTCAAACATTTGCGGCGCGCTGCCGGGAACGGCGAGTTCGCTGCGGTTCAGTCGGGCCGGGGCCTGCTGGATGACGTGGAAGGACATCTGAACGCTCCTTGCGTTGGGGGTGTCGGGACTGGCTACAAGCCATCGGCGAAAGCGACGTTTCCAGTCAAGAATAAAATTTTCATGACGCTCCGGCGCTCCGGACCTTCAGAAATCCCCTCTCGACGCCCGGTTGGCATAGTAGAAGGCAATGGCCTGTGTCCGGTTCTTCACCGACAGTTTTTCGAACAAGTTCGACAGATGGAACTTGACCGTGTTCGTGCTGATGTCGAATTCCCTGGACAGTTCGCGGTTGGTCAGGCCCTTCGACAGGGCCTCCAACAGCGCCCGCTCGCGCCGCGACAGTTGCTCGATCGGGTCCTGCTGCAGCTTGCGCACGTCGAGGAAGGGGAAGACCATCTGCCCCTTGGCGACCGAAAGACAGGTTTCCAGAAGCCGCTCCACCGATCCGGACCGCGCGGCAAAGCCCGCCGCGCCGGCGGACATCGCCTTGCGAGGGGTGTCCGAGCTTTCGTCGCCATAGACCACGAGGCGCGGCGCGTTCGGATGTTCGCGCAGCACCTCGATCAGCTTGGCGCCGCCGAGGGCGGGCAGGTTCCAGTCGATCACGCCCACCTGGACCGGCATCCGCATCACCGTGCCAAGGAAGCCCTCGGCCGTCGCGGACGTGGCGACGAGAGAGAATCGGGCATCCTTGCCGACAATCTCGGACATCGCCGTCAGCACCAGCGGATTGCTGTCCGCTAACATGACGGTCACGGGCAATTCCCCGATATTTTGCATCGCTTTCGGCACGGTTTTCCCTAAATACTACCCATATTGGCAGGGTGTTTCATCGTATACAATGGCATATCAACCTCTTTGGATAGGTTTTTACCAATCCAAATAGATGCCCAAAAGCAGGATATAGGAATATTGCGGGATTTGTCGATCACGGTTTTCATCAGACACAGGAAAGTTGATCGCAGGGAAACGTGAGGGCGATCGGACTTGATCTGACCGATGTGCTGTCGGGGTACCCTGCGACCCGGCTTCCTCCTTCGGGGCATCCGTCGGCCTGCCGTGGCAGGCCGTCCGGTCCGTCCGGAAGGTGAGATTGACCCTTGAGCGAGGCACGGCTGACAGATGAGCGATATCCGAATTTTCCCGCAACTTGAGATTCCGGAAACGCTGGCCGCCGGGCCCGGCCCGGGCAATACCGATGCGCGGGTGCTTGCCAGCTTCGCCAATGCGGGCCTTGCCGACCACATGCAGGCCGATGTCCTGCGCGGCATGGTCGAGGCCAAGGAGATGCTGCGCATCGTCTGGGGCACGAAGAACGTCTACACGTTCGGCGTCGGCGGCACCGGGTTCAGCGGGCTCGACTGCCTGTTCAGCGCCATCCTGCCGGGTGACGAGGTCGTCGCCTTCACCAACGGCACGTTCAGCGGGATCGACGGGCTGACCATCCGCATGAAGGCATCGAGCCGCGAGGACCTGCGCGCCAATCCGCTCGACCCCAAGCCCGCGAATGTGACGATGGTCGTGGTCCCGCACGGGCAGTCGGTCACCGCCGAGGTGATCGAGCCGGCCCTTGCCGGCAAAAAGCCGAAATGGGCCTTCATGGCGCATTGGGAAACCGGATCCGGCCGGATCAACGACCTGCGCGCCTTCTCCGATGCCTGCGAGCGTCACGGCGTGCTCGGGCTGGTCGATGCGGTGTCCTCCCTCGGGATCGAGGATTTCGACATCGACGACTATCCCGGTGTCGTCGGCTGGGCGTCCTGCCCGCAGAAGGGCGTTCTCTGCCTGCCGCTGACCTATGCGCCAGTGAGCTTTTCGGACCGTTACATTGACGAGGTCAAGGCCAATGGTTGCTACAGCTACGTCCACCATCCGCTTCTGGAAGCGCGCCATTGGGGCATCGCCGACGGCAAGGACGTGCCGGCGGGCAGCTATCACCGGACCCATTCGGGCTATGCCGTCGCCGCCTTCCACGAGGCGCTTCGCATCAACCTCCAGCACGGCAAGGCGCAGAAGGCCCGCGATTACGCGCATCACGAACGCGCGCTGCGCGAGGCGGTATCCGCGATGGGCTGCGAGGTGACGTCGAACATGACGAGCCTCGTCGTCCTCAACCTTCCCCCCGCGCTCGCCGGGCGCGAGAAGGAGCTGGTGCAGGCCTGCCGCGCCAAGGGCTTCGGCATCTGGCCGACCCTGTCGGAGCCGGTGCAGGTGCGCATCGGCATCCTCAACCAGCTCTCCGAAGCGGCCATCACCGACATCGTGATCCGCTTCGCGACCGCGATGAACGAGATGGGGGCGGGGTTGGATATCGCCGCGATCAGGGAGGTTCTGCGCGGCTCCTATGAGAACCTGATGGCCGCCGAATAACTGAGGAAACGGGAGGCGACGATGGACATACATGAATACCAGGCCAAGGAAATCCTCGGCAGGTTCGGCGTGGACGTACCGCAGGGCGGGCTGGCCTACAGCCCCGAACAGGCGGCCTACCGGGCCCGCGAGCTTGGCGGCAACCGCTGGATCGTCAAGGCGCAGGTCCATGCCGGCGGGCGCGGCAAGGCCGGCGGCGTGAAGCTGTGCAATTCGGAGCACGAGATTCAGGACGCCACGAACGAGATGTTCGGCCGCAAGCTCGTGACCCATCAGACCGGGCCGGAGGGCAAGGGCATCTACCGCGTCTATGTCGAGAATGCGGTAGACTTCACCCGCGAGATCTACCTCGGCTTCGTGCTTGACCGGACCTCGCAGCGGGTGATGATCGTCGCCTCCTCCGAAGGCGGGATGGAGATCGAGGAGATCTCCGCGACGCGACCCGACTCGATCGTGCGCTCGACGGTGGAGCCGGCGGTGGGCCTTCAGGATTTCCAGGCCCGCGAGATCGCCTTCGCCCTCGGCATTCCCGCCGCGCTGACCCAGCAGATGGTCCGCACCCTGACGGGTTGCTACCGGGCGTTCCGGGAACTTGACGCGACGATGGTGGAGATCAACCCGCTGGTGATCACCGCCGACAACCGCATCCTCGCGCTCGACGCCAAGATGACCTTCGACGGCAACGCGCTCTTCCGGCATCCGCATGTCTCGGAACTGCGCGACAAGAGCCAGGAGGACCCGCGCGAGGCGCGCGCCGCCGACCGCGGCCTTGCCTATATCGGCCTGACCGGGAACATCGGCTGCATCGTCAACGGCGCCGGTCTCGCGATGGCGACGATGGACACGATCAAGCTCGCCGGGGGCGAGCCTGCGAACTTCCTCGACATCGGCGGCGGCGCAACGCCGGAGCGCGTGGCGAAGGCGTTCCGCCTCGTCATGTCCGACGAAAACGTGCAGGCGATCCTCGTCAACATCTTCGCCGGCATCAACCGCTGCGACTGGGTGGCGGAGGGCGTCGTGCAGGCGCTGACGGCCAACCCCGTCGACGTGCCCGTCATCGTCCGGCTTGCCGGCACGAACGTGGAAGAGGGGCAGAAGATCCTCGCGAGGTCGGGTCTTCCGATCATCCGCGCGGGCTCGCTCATGGAAGCGGCCGAGCGGGCCGTCATGGCCTGGAAGAACGACCAGAAACAGAACACCAAGATGAGGGCGGTCTGATGAGCATATTTCTCGACAGGGACAGCCGTGTCATCGTGCAGGGCATCACCGGCCGGATGGCGCAGTTCCACACCAAGGAGATGCTGGATTACGGCACCAATGTCGTCGCCGGCGTCGTGCCCGGCAAGGGCGGAGAGACGGTGTTCGGCGTGCCGGTCTTCGATACCGTGAAGCAGGCGGTCGAGGCGACCGGCGCCGATGCGAGCCTTGTCTTCGTCCCGCCGCCCTTCGCGGCAGACAGCATCATGGAAGCGGCCGACGGTGGCATCCGCTACTGCGTCTGTATCACCGACGGCATCCCAGCGCAGGACATGATCCGGGTGAAGCGCTACATGATGCGCTACCCGCGCGAGCGCAGGATGGTCTTGACCGGGCCGAACTGCGCCGGCACGATCAGCCCGGGCAAGGCGCTTCTGGGCATCATGCCGGGGCATATCTACCTGCCCGGCCATGTCGGGATCGTGGGGCGTTCGGGCACACTTGGCTACGAGGCGGCGCAACAGCTCAAGGATCTCGGCATCGGCGTGTCGACCTCGGTCGGCATCGGCGGCGATCCGATCAATGGCTCGTCCTTCCGCGATATCCTCGAA
It encodes the following:
- a CDS encoding aminotransferase, yielding MSDIRIFPQLEIPETLAAGPGPGNTDARVLASFANAGLADHMQADVLRGMVEAKEMLRIVWGTKNVYTFGVGGTGFSGLDCLFSAILPGDEVVAFTNGTFSGIDGLTIRMKASSREDLRANPLDPKPANVTMVVVPHGQSVTAEVIEPALAGKKPKWAFMAHWETGSGRINDLRAFSDACERHGVLGLVDAVSSLGIEDFDIDDYPGVVGWASCPQKGVLCLPLTYAPVSFSDRYIDEVKANGCYSYVHHPLLEARHWGIADGKDVPAGSYHRTHSGYAVAAFHEALRINLQHGKAQKARDYAHHERALREAVSAMGCEVTSNMTSLVVLNLPPALAGREKELVQACRAKGFGIWPTLSEPVQVRIGILNQLSEAAITDIVIRFATAMNEMGAGLDIAAIREVLRGSYENLMAAE
- a CDS encoding glycerate kinase type-2 family protein, which translates into the protein MTTLRDKARELFAVACLAADPAQALQAALAKAPLPRPGPGGVLHVIALGKAAIPMATLLKEHLEGVPYHMIVVTNYENARDLPGATVFAAGHPVPDENGIRAAEAVERMLTSATAADRVIALISGGGSALLPAPAGTQTLADKAEVNRLLLANGFEITEINLVRQHLSRLKGGGFLRRAAPAPVTAYILSDVVGDDLRVVASGPTVAPIGTRQEARDLLQTRGLWPRLPEPAQALLTSDAAEEPLPAAHNLLIGSNRKSLEAMVAAAGPDAVIVNDHLTGDVSGAATSIVAAATAARKGHPARLIFGGETTVTLKGSGLGGRNQELALRVAMTMPDLGRDWVFLSGGTDGRDGPTDAAGGIVDAGTTERIRAAGGSPEGLLSNNDSHAALKLAGDLLVTGATGTNVADVQILLLG
- a CDS encoding malate--CoA ligase subunit beta; the encoded protein is MDIHEYQAKEILGRFGVDVPQGGLAYSPEQAAYRARELGGNRWIVKAQVHAGGRGKAGGVKLCNSEHEIQDATNEMFGRKLVTHQTGPEGKGIYRVYVENAVDFTREIYLGFVLDRTSQRVMIVASSEGGMEIEEISATRPDSIVRSTVEPAVGLQDFQAREIAFALGIPAALTQQMVRTLTGCYRAFRELDATMVEINPLVITADNRILALDAKMTFDGNALFRHPHVSELRDKSQEDPREARAADRGLAYIGLTGNIGCIVNGAGLAMATMDTIKLAGGEPANFLDIGGGATPERVAKAFRLVMSDENVQAILVNIFAGINRCDWVAEGVVQALTANPVDVPVIVRLAGTNVEEGQKILARSGLPIIRAGSLMEAAERAVMAWKNDQKQNTKMRAV
- a CDS encoding response regulator transcription factor, with amino-acid sequence MLADSNPLVLTAMSEIVGKDARFSLVATSATAEGFLGTVMRMPVQVGVIDWNLPALGGAKLIEVLREHPNAPRLVVYGDESSDTPRKAMSAGAAGFAARSGSVERLLETCLSVAKGQMVFPFLDVRKLQQDPIEQLSRRERALLEALSKGLTNRELSREFDISTNTVKFHLSNLFEKLSVKNRTQAIAFYYANRASRGDF
- a CDS encoding HpcH/HpaI aldolase/citrate lyase family protein, whose amino-acid sequence is MSFHVIQQAPARLNRSELAVPGSAPQMFEKAAQSEADVIFLDLEDAVAPDDKAQARKNIIKALNEIDWGRKTMSVRINGLDTHYMYRDVVDVVEQAGERLDLIMIPKVGTAADVYAVDMLVTQIEDARGYKKRIGFEHIIETALGMQNVSEIAGASKRNESLHFGVADYAASTRARTTIIGGVNPDYSVLTDAAEDGSRAVHWGDMWHYALARMVVAARANGLRPVDGPFGDFSDPDGYRAAAKRAAVLGCEGKWAIHPSQIALANEVMSPSEAEVTKAQRILKAMEQAAAEGKGAVSLDGRLIDYASIRQAEVLVEKARQISEG
- the sucD gene encoding succinate--CoA ligase subunit alpha, yielding MSIFLDRDSRVIVQGITGRMAQFHTKEMLDYGTNVVAGVVPGKGGETVFGVPVFDTVKQAVEATGADASLVFVPPPFAADSIMEAADGGIRYCVCITDGIPAQDMIRVKRYMMRYPRERRMVLTGPNCAGTISPGKALLGIMPGHIYLPGHVGIVGRSGTLGYEAAQQLKDLGIGVSTSVGIGGDPINGSSFRDILERFEADPETHVVCMIGEIGGPQEAEAAAYIQEHMTKPVIAYIAGLTAPKGRTMGHAGAIISAFGESASEKVEILTAAGVTVAENPSVIGETVARVLTRKAA